The genomic interval ACTTTTCGAGCTTCTTTGTCGATGATCCCACGGACTGGAAGATAACGGTTATCTGACCCTTCTTACGGTCGTAGTCCGCTACTGTTAAGGGGATACGCTCTGCCATATCGTCCCCCCTTAAGACCACAAACTGTCCTGCCTTCACCTTTTTCGCGATGTCAGGCACGTGGAGCTTGAAGAGTGTGATCGAGGGGGCCAGGACCCTCTTTTCCATGATCTCATTAAGTTTTGTTTCTTTCTTCGCCATAACTTCTCCTTTTCTAAAATTTCGTTCTCTATATCATTACTTTGCATCCACCTGTCGTATCGGTAACTTGACTGTGAATGTCGTACCTTTATCCGCTGTGCTTTCGACCTCGATCCGGCCAAAATGTGATTCCACTATCCTCTTGACGATGGAGAGCCCGAGACCTGTGCCCGTGGTATACCGGGTCTTCGGACCCTGTACCCGGTAGAACTCGTCAAAGATGCAGGGGAGGCACTGTTCTTCAATGCCGATCCCTGTATCGGCAACGCTGATATGCAGATAATGGGTTTCAGGCTTCGCGCTGATAATCACCTTGCCGTTCTTCACGTTATATTTCATCGCGTTGGAGATGAGGTTCGTCATCAACTGGTCCATCTCCGTTCGGTC from Syntrophorhabdaceae bacterium carries:
- a CDS encoding sulfide/dihydroorotate dehydrogenase-like FAD/NAD-binding protein, whose amino-acid sequence is MAKKETKLNEIMEKRVLAPSITLFKLHVPDIAKKVKAGQFVVLRGDDMAERIPLTVADYDRKKGQITVIFQSVGSSTKKLEKFEVGDAILDVVGPLGKPSHIEKFGTVVCVGGGVGVAPVLPIAKALLEAGNEVISIIGARTKEMLILEDEM